A part of Acidimicrobiales bacterium genomic DNA contains:
- a CDS encoding alpha/beta fold hydrolase: MPSRSVLAVVLLAAIGLVAAACGSGDPGLGLGPLGPTTTTTTGGTDPDGTDPDGTDPDGQDPDGQDPDGTVVWSEPDARGFESATLQVPLDHDDPSAGTIDLALVRRPASDPDRRIGSLLVNPGGPGASGIDWARQAPRLFPDALLERFDLIGFDPRGVGASAAVACLDDDSLDRYLALDPAPDDQAELAEIEAATAELVAACQANTEAGLLEHVSTEDAARDMDLIRQAVGDERLTYLGGSYGSELGAVYADLFPDRVRALVLDGASPPELTRAEITEGQAVGFEQALRRFFEWCDRSASCRFAAGRSAATAFDEIMASIDAKPLVAESSGDPRPVTVGYAWTGVLATLYSEQAWPALGEALTGAEAGDGSLLQLFADSYAFRDEDGAYQNVLAANLAISCLDDPAIDAAALSELQGRLARLAPRVGPVLTGATDPCAQWPHQPTAVRAAPTATGAPPILVVTTTGDPATPYEWGLQLAEDLESGVLVVNRAEGHTGFATGSRCIDDLVTAYLVDLDVPEYGATCG; this comes from the coding sequence GTGCCCTCCCGCTCGGTGCTCGCCGTCGTGCTCCTCGCCGCCATCGGCCTGGTGGCGGCGGCCTGCGGCAGCGGTGACCCCGGCCTCGGCCTCGGCCCCCTCGGCCCGACGACCACGACGACCACCGGCGGCACGGATCCCGACGGCACGGATCCCGACGGCACGGATCCCGACGGCCAGGATCCCGACGGCCAGGATCCCGACGGCACCGTCGTGTGGTCGGAGCCCGATGCCCGGGGCTTCGAGTCGGCCACCCTGCAGGTGCCCCTCGACCACGACGATCCGTCGGCCGGCACCATCGACCTGGCGCTGGTCCGCCGGCCCGCGTCCGATCCGGACCGCCGGATCGGCTCACTGCTGGTGAACCCGGGAGGCCCCGGCGCGTCGGGCATCGACTGGGCCCGTCAGGCGCCCCGGCTGTTCCCCGACGCCCTGCTGGAGCGCTTCGACCTGATCGGGTTCGACCCGCGGGGGGTGGGCGCCAGCGCCGCCGTCGCCTGCCTCGACGACGACAGCCTGGACCGGTACCTGGCGCTCGATCCCGCCCCGGACGACCAGGCCGAGCTGGCCGAGATCGAGGCCGCCACCGCCGAGCTGGTGGCCGCCTGCCAGGCGAACACCGAGGCGGGCCTGCTCGAGCACGTGTCGACCGAGGACGCGGCCCGCGACATGGACCTGATCCGCCAGGCGGTGGGTGACGAGCGCCTCACGTACCTCGGCGGCTCGTACGGCTCGGAGCTGGGCGCGGTGTACGCCGACCTGTTCCCCGACCGGGTGCGAGCGCTCGTCCTCGACGGGGCGTCGCCCCCCGAGCTGACCCGCGCCGAGATCACCGAGGGCCAGGCGGTCGGCTTCGAGCAGGCGCTCCGCCGGTTCTTCGAGTGGTGCGACCGCTCGGCGTCCTGCCGGTTCGCGGCGGGGCGCAGCGCAGCCACCGCGTTCGACGAGATCATGGCGTCGATCGACGCCAAGCCCCTGGTGGCGGAGTCGTCGGGAGACCCCCGCCCGGTCACCGTCGGCTACGCGTGGACGGGCGTCCTCGCCACCCTCTACAGCGAGCAGGCCTGGCCCGCGCTGGGTGAGGCGCTGACCGGGGCCGAGGCGGGCGACGGCAGCCTGCTGCAGCTCTTCGCCGACAGCTACGCCTTCCGCGACGAGGACGGCGCCTACCAGAACGTGCTGGCGGCCAACCTGGCGATCAGCTGCCTCGACGACCCCGCGATCGACGCGGCGGCCTTGAGCGAGCTGCAGGGCCGGCTCGCCCGGCTGGCGCCGCGGGTCGGGCCGGTGCTGACCGGTGCGACCGACCCGTGCGCCCAGTGGCCCCACCAGCCGACGGCGGTGCGGGCCGCCCCCACCGCCACCGGCGCACCGCCCATCCTCGTGGTCACCACCACCGGTGACCCGGCCACGCCCTACGAGTGGGGCCTCCAGCTGGCCGAAGATCTCGAGTCGGGGGTGCTCGTGGTGAACCGGGCCGAGGGCCACACGGGGTTCGCCACGGGCAGCCGGTGCATCGACGACCTGGTCACCGCCTACCTCGTCGACCTCGACGTGCCCGAGTACGGGGCCACCTGCGGCTGA
- a CDS encoding non-ribosomal peptide synthetase, with the protein MPTRPGGPVDGVAGRIRRWAIERGAGPAVDAPGRSGLTFAGLAETLAGLHETLRQKGIGREHLVAHAIPDGPEAATAFLGAAGAAISAPVSPSLPPVELERVLRRLGARALVALPDARPSLGETASRLGIPLLVALAEPGGPAGAIRIDGPAAGPAVADSGAALSDVALVLSTSGTTGAPKAVPLTHGNLLAAADAWGRALALGRSDRSLVVMPLFHVHGLVVALLAGLAAGGSVVCTDGFAAAATLHWIGSEHPTWVTAVPTMWAALAERGRAHPDEVLDHRLRFVRSASAPLAPSVLADVEALLGVPLLEGYAMTETASCIATNPLPPAVRKPGTVGLPLVADLAVVAAGRPVPAGETGEVWVRGPTVTPGYRGDPDASAEAFVDGWLRTGDLGWLDADGYLRIVGRVKEMINRGGETISPREVDDVLLEHPDVARAVTFAVPDRRLGEQVAALVVPAPGTAPSERQLRAFAAERLAPWKVPRRIVCGASVPVGPTGKPQRDRLADALGLADLDDDGEGVGPSTPPRTEVERFLAELWCEVLRLDEVAVHDRFLDVGGDSLRATRLLSRVRDEIGLEISLLDFFDAPTIARQAELLDDLLLADDDG; encoded by the coding sequence ATGCCAACGAGGCCGGGCGGACCCGTTGACGGTGTCGCAGGACGCATCCGGAGGTGGGCGATCGAGCGGGGCGCCGGTCCCGCCGTCGATGCCCCCGGACGATCGGGTCTCACCTTCGCCGGCCTCGCCGAGACGCTCGCGGGGCTGCACGAGACGCTCCGGCAGAAGGGCATCGGGCGCGAGCACCTGGTGGCCCACGCCATCCCCGACGGCCCGGAGGCCGCGACCGCGTTCCTGGGCGCGGCCGGTGCGGCGATCTCGGCGCCGGTGAGCCCCAGCCTCCCTCCCGTCGAGCTGGAGCGCGTGCTGCGGCGGCTGGGGGCGCGGGCGCTCGTCGCGCTGCCCGACGCGCGGCCTTCCCTCGGTGAGACCGCCTCGCGGCTCGGGATCCCGTTGCTCGTCGCGCTGGCCGAACCGGGCGGCCCTGCCGGCGCGATCCGGATCGACGGTCCGGCCGCCGGCCCCGCCGTGGCGGACTCCGGGGCGGCGCTCTCGGATGTCGCCCTCGTGCTGTCGACGTCGGGCACCACGGGGGCACCCAAGGCCGTGCCCCTCACGCACGGCAACCTGCTCGCCGCCGCCGATGCCTGGGGTCGAGCCCTGGCGCTCGGCCGCTCCGACCGGAGCCTCGTCGTGATGCCGCTGTTCCACGTGCACGGCCTGGTCGTCGCCCTGCTGGCGGGCCTGGCGGCGGGCGGTTCGGTGGTGTGCACGGACGGCTTCGCCGCGGCCGCCACCCTCCACTGGATCGGGTCCGAGCACCCGACCTGGGTCACGGCCGTGCCGACCATGTGGGCGGCCCTGGCGGAACGGGGACGCGCGCACCCCGACGAGGTCCTCGACCACCGGCTCCGGTTCGTGAGGTCGGCGTCGGCGCCGCTGGCCCCGAGCGTGCTGGCGGACGTGGAGGCGCTGCTCGGCGTGCCCCTGCTCGAGGGCTACGCCATGACCGAGACGGCCAGCTGCATCGCGACGAACCCCCTCCCCCCGGCCGTTCGCAAGCCCGGCACCGTGGGCCTGCCGCTCGTGGCCGACCTCGCCGTGGTGGCGGCCGGCCGGCCGGTCCCCGCCGGCGAGACGGGCGAGGTGTGGGTGCGCGGCCCGACCGTGACCCCCGGCTACCGGGGAGACCCCGACGCCAGCGCCGAGGCGTTCGTGGACGGCTGGCTCCGCACCGGCGACCTCGGCTGGCTCGACGCCGACGGCTACCTGCGGATCGTGGGCCGGGTGAAGGAGATGATCAACCGCGGCGGCGAGACGATCAGCCCCCGCGAGGTCGACGACGTGCTCCTCGAGCACCCCGACGTGGCCCGGGCGGTCACGTTCGCCGTGCCCGATCGGCGCCTCGGCGAGCAGGTCGCGGCGCTGGTGGTGCCCGCTCCCGGGACGGCGCCGTCGGAACGACAGCTGCGCGCCTTCGCCGCCGAGCGGCTCGCCCCCTGGAAGGTGCCGCGACGGATCGTGTGCGGCGCGTCCGTCCCGGTCGGCCCCACCGGCAAGCCCCAGCGCGATCGGCTGGCCGACGCCCTCGGCCTCGCCGACCTGGACGACGACGGCGAGGGCGTCGGGCCCTCCACGCCGCCTCGCACGGAGGTGGAGCGCTTCCTCGCCGAGCTGTGGTGCGAGGTCCTCCGGCTCGACGAGGTCGCGGTGCACGACCGCTTCCTCGACGTGGGCGGCGACTCCTTGCGGGCGACCCGGCTGCTGAGCCGGGTGCGCGACGAGATCGGCCTGGAGATCTCGTTGCTCGACTTCTTCGACGCTCCGACCATCGCTCGCCAGGCCGAGCTCCTCGACGACCTCCTGCTGGCCGACGATGACGGCTGA
- the ligD gene encoding non-homologous end-joining DNA ligase has product MTPDVDVEGRRLRLTNLDKVLYPTAGVTKGEVIRYYARVAPVIVPHLHGRCVTMRRFPDGVDGSSFFNKRCPSFRPDWMRVAVGPGGERDDEPVEYCLVDDAAGLVWMANLAAIELHTPMALAADLGAPRAVVFDLDPGAPADVIDCARVALWIRDLLAGVGLVGFAKTSGSKGLQVYVPLNAPATHDQTSAFAYAVARVLERAHPDRVTVSMKKAERPGRVFVDWSQNARHKTTVCVYSARARERPTVSTPVSWAEVDAALTAGDRRLLTFELQAVEERIDRLGDLFAPVLELEQALPGPAAGRP; this is encoded by the coding sequence GTGACGCCCGACGTCGACGTCGAGGGCCGGCGGCTCCGGCTCACCAACCTGGACAAGGTCCTCTACCCGACAGCGGGCGTCACCAAGGGCGAGGTGATCCGCTACTACGCGCGGGTCGCGCCGGTGATCGTCCCCCACCTGCACGGGCGCTGCGTGACGATGCGCCGCTTCCCCGACGGCGTCGACGGGTCGTCGTTCTTCAACAAGCGGTGCCCGTCGTTCCGGCCCGACTGGATGAGGGTGGCCGTGGGCCCGGGGGGCGAGCGCGACGACGAGCCGGTCGAGTACTGCCTCGTCGACGACGCCGCCGGGCTGGTGTGGATGGCGAACCTGGCGGCGATCGAGCTGCACACCCCGATGGCGCTGGCCGCCGACCTCGGGGCGCCCCGGGCCGTGGTGTTCGACCTCGACCCCGGCGCCCCGGCCGACGTGATCGACTGCGCCCGGGTGGCGTTGTGGATCCGGGATCTGCTGGCGGGCGTCGGGCTGGTGGGGTTCGCGAAGACGTCGGGGTCGAAGGGGCTGCAGGTGTACGTCCCCCTGAACGCCCCGGCGACCCACGACCAGACCAGCGCCTTCGCGTACGCGGTGGCCCGGGTGCTGGAGCGGGCCCACCCCGACCGGGTCACCGTCTCGATGAAGAAGGCCGAGCGCCCGGGCCGGGTGTTCGTCGACTGGAGCCAGAACGCCCGCCACAAGACCACGGTCTGCGTGTACTCGGCGCGGGCGCGGGAGCGGCCGACGGTCTCCACGCCGGTGTCCTGGGCCGAGGTCGACGCCGCCCTGACGGCCGGCGACCGCCGCCTGCTCACCTTCGAGCTGCAGGCCGTGGAGGAGCGGATCGATCGCCTCGGCGACCTCTTCGCGCCCGTGCTGGAGCTGGAGCAGGCGCTGCCCGGACCGGCGGCCGGCAGGCCCTGA